DNA from candidate division WOR-3 bacterium:
AGGATGAGCTCCTTGCAAAACTTGAGCGCTCTTACAAGGAAAACAAACCGCTCAAGATAAAACAGGGGTTTGATCCTACCGCCCCAGATCTTCACATTGGGCACGCAGTATCTTTAAGAAAACTAAGGCAGTTCCAGGACTTAGGGCATATCGTTGTTTTTCTTATCGGAGACTTTACCGGGCTTATC
Protein-coding regions in this window:
- a CDS encoding tyrosine--tRNA ligase → MGFLEPKEQLKILKRGTVEIITEDELLAKLERSYKENKPLKIKQGFDPTAPDLHIGHAVSLRKLRQFQDLGHIVVFLIGDFTGLI